Proteins encoded by one window of Drosophila melanogaster chromosome X:
- the cac gene encoding cacophony, isoform B yields the protein MGGPKKEENPPGGGPTSLFILTEDNPIRKYTRFIIEWPPFEYAVLLTIIANCVVLALEEHLPGGDKTVLAQKLEKTEAYFLCIFCVEASLKILALGLVLHKHSYLRNIWNIMDFFVVVTGAMTIFAEANIDVDLRMLRSFRVLRPLKLVSRIPSLQVVLKSIIKAMAPLLQIGLLVLFAIVIFAIIGLEFYSGALHKTCYSLEDPNKLVKEGESETPCNTDNILEKATGSFVCNNTTSMCLEKWEGPNSGITSFDNIGFAMLTVFQCITMEGWTAILYWTNDALGSAFNWIYFVPLIVIGSFFMLNLVLGVLSGEFSNERNRVERRMEFQKCRFRAMFQTAMVSYLDWITQAEEVILAEERTTEEEKMHIMEARRRNAAKRKKLKSLGKSKSTDTEEEEAEEDYGDDGYLKTRSKPQGSCTGFWRAEKRFRFWIRHTVKTQWFYWFVIVLVFLNTVCVAVEHYGQPSFLTEFLYYAEFIFLGLFMSEMFIKMYALGPRIYFESSFNRFDCVVISGSIFEVIWSEVKGGSFGLSVLRALRLLRIFKVTKYWSSLRNLVISLLNSMRSIISLLFLLFLFILIFALLGMQLFGGQFNLPGGTPETNFNTFPIALLTVFQILTGEDWNEVMYQGIISQGGAQKGMIYSIYFIVLVLFGNYTLLNVFLAIAVDNLANAQELTAAEEEQVEEDKEKQLQELEKEMEALQADGVHVENGDGAVAPSKSKGKKKEEEKKEEEEVTEGPKPMLPYSSMFILSPTNPIRRGAHWVVNLPYFDFFIMVVISMSSIALAAEDPVRENSRRNKILNYFDYAFTGVFTIEMLLKIVDLGVILHPGSYLREFWNIMDAVVVICAAVSFGFDMSGSSAGQNLSTIKSLRVLRVLRPLKTIKRVPKLKAVFDCVVNSLKNVVNILIVYILFQFIFSVIGVQLFNGKFFYCTDESKHTSAECQGSYFKYEEDELLPKQELRVWKPRAFHYDNVAAAMLTLFAVQTGEGWPQVLQHSMAATYEDRGPIQNFRIEMSIFYIVYFIVFPFFFVNIFVALIIITFQEQGEAELQDGEIDKNQKSCIDFTIGARPLERYMPKNRNTFKYKVWRIVVSTPFEYFIMMLIVFNTLLLMMKYHNQGDMYEKSLKYINMGFTGMFSVETVLKIIGFGVKNFFKDPWNIFDLITVLGSIVDALWMEFGSNSINVGFLRLFRAARLIKLLRQGYTIRILLWTFVQSFKALPYVCLLIAMLFFIYAIIGMQVFGNIKLGTVENSITRHNNFQSFIQGVMLLFRCATGEAWPNIMLACLKGKACDDDAEKAPGEYCGSTLAYAYFVSFIFFCSFLMLNLFVAVIMDNFDYLTRDSSILGAHHLDEFVRIWAEYDPNATGKIHYTEMYDMLKNMDPPLGFGNKCPNRLAYKKLIRMNMPLDDELRVQFTTTLFALIRENLSIKMRAPEEMDQADMELRETITNIWPLQAKKMLNLLVPPSDQLNKGKLSVGKIYAGFLILESWRSTRFGQLDSGMPMLELQDASRHPSQESLTGADAGHLHPGHSYMNGHRRSPSLRHNGSPLARSPSPRRRGHQYIHHDIGFSDTVSNVVEMVKETRHPRHGNSHPRYPRGSWSASTSPARSPSPSRYGGHLSRSKRTQLPYPTYGTTSLCQRSRSPSPARLQEMRERDRLGYGIDMGVTHVQHSYPTLASRRAGIGRRLPPTPSKPSTLQLKPTNINFPKLNASPTHTHHSTPHSVHSLPHHRDLLRDPRDMYYSSRERERDRERLRDRDRDRDRDRLHEYDLRYEYRDRERELYERERDREREVERERLEYIAPLSFEQALAMGRTGRVLPSPVLNGFKPKSGLNPRHSDSDEEDWC from the exons ATGGGTGGCCcgaaaaaagaggaaaacccACCAGGTGGTGGTCCGACGTCATTGTTTATTCTAACCGAGGATAACCCAATTAGAAAGTACACACGATTCATCATAGAATGGCCGCCCTTTGAATACGCTGTGTTATTGACAATCATAGCCAACTGTGTTGTGTTGGCACTAGAGGAGCACTTGCCAGGGGGCGACAAGACAGTATTGGCTCAAAAATTG GAAAAAACGGAGGCctattttttatgcattttctgtGTAGAAGCGTCGCTCAAGATCCTCGCCTTAGGGCTTGTTCTGCATAAACACTCCTATCTCAGGAATATTTGGAACATCATGGATTTTTTCGTTGTAGTTACGGG AGCCATGACGATATTTGCTGAGGCCAATATAGATGTTGACCTGCGTATGTTACGATCTTTTCGTGTTTTACGCCCACTGAAGCTCGTATCCCGAATTCCAA GTTTACAAGTAGTTTTAAAATCTATAATCAAGGCGATGGCACCTTTACTGCAAATCGGTCTCTTGGTGTTGTTTGCAATCGTAATTTTTGCAATCATTGGACTCGAGTTTTATTCGGGCGCACTGCATAAGACTTGTTATAGCTTAGAAGATCCAA ACAAACTAGTGAAGGAGGGCGAATCAGAGACGCCTTGCAACACGGACAACATCCTGGAAAAGGCCACCGGCTCCTTCGTATGCAATAACACCACAAGCATGTGTCTGGAGAAGTGGGAGGGACCAAATTCAGGTATCACGAGTTTCGATAATATCGGATTTGCCATGTTGACCGTATTCCAATGTATCACGATGGAGGGCTGGACGGCAATACTGTATTGG ACCAACGACGCATTAGGTTCAGCATTTAATTGGATATATTTCGTGCCTCTTATAGTTATAGGCTCATTTTTTATGCTCAACTTAGTTCTTGGTGTCCTTAGTGG AGAGTTTTCGAACGAACGAAATCGTGTCGAACGTCGCATGGAGTTTCAAAAATGCCGCTTTCGGGCCATGTTTCAGACAGCAATGGTCTCGTACCTTGACTGGATCACACAAGCAG AGGAGGTAATCCTGGCCGAGGAGCGCACCACGGAAGAAGAGAAAATGCACATAATGGAGG CTCGAAGACGAAACGCTGCCAAACGGAAAAAGCTGAAAAGCTTGGGAAAATCAAAGTCCACAGATACAGAGGAAGAGGAAGCGGAGGAAGATTATGGAGACGATG GTTACCTCAAAACGCGCTCGAAACCTCAAGGAAGTTGTACCGGATTTTGGCGGGCGGAGAAAAGGTTTCGTTTCTGGATCCGGCACACGGTGAAGACGCAGTGGTTCTACTGGTTCGTGATCGTCCTCGTCTTTCTGAACACAGTCTGTGTTGCCGTCGAGCATTACGGCCAGCCATCGTTCCTCACGGAATTTCTGT ACTATGCTGAATTCATCTTCCTGGGACTCTTCATGTCGGAGATGTTCATCAAGATGTACGCGTTGGGGCCCCGCATCTACTTTGAGTCGTCGTTCAACCGATTTGATTGCGTTGTCATTAGTGGTTCGATATTCGAAGTGATCTGGTCCGAGGTGAAAGGCGGTTCGTTTGGTCTGTCTGTGCTGCGTGCCCTGCGATTGCTGCGCATCTTCAAAGTCACCAAGTACTGGTCGTCGCTGCGCAATCTAGTCATCTCACTGTTGAACTCGATGAGATCGATCATCTCATTGTTGTTCCTGCTCTTCTTGTTCATCCTAATATTCGCCTTACTGGGCATGCAGTTGTTTGGCGGCCAGTTCAATCTGCCCGGAGGCACGCctgaaacaaattttaacactTTCCCGATAGCACTGTTGACTGTATTCCAAATCCTCACTGGCGAAGATTGGAACGAGGTCATGTACCAGGGCATCATATCTCAGGGTGGTGCCCAGAAAGGAATGATTTACTCTAT ATACTTTATCGTTTTGGTACTCTTCGGAAATTACACGCTATTGAATGTGTTCTTGGCTATCGCCGTTGATAATTTGGCGAATGCCCAAGAACTAACAGCAGCCGAAGAGGAACAAGTCGAAGAGGATAAAGAGAAACAACTGCAGGAGCTCGAGAAGGAGATGGAGGCCCTCCAGGCGGATGGAGTCCATGTGGAGAACGGCGATGGTGCTGTCGCCCCCAGCAAGTCCAAGGGCAagaagaaggaggaggagaaaaaggaggaggaggaagtgACCGAGGGTCCCAAGCCGATGCTGCCCTATTCATCGATGTTTATACTATCACCAACCAATCC CATACGACGCGGCGCCCATTGGGTGGTTAATTTGCCATATTTTGATTTCTTCATTATGGTTGTCATCTCAATGTCATCAATAGCATTAGCAGCCGAAGATCCCGTTCGTGAGAACTCGAGGCGAAACAAGATATTGAATTATTTCGATTATGCATTTACCGGCGTATTCACGATAGAAATGTTGCTGAAAATTGTAGACTTGGGTGTTATCCTGCACCCTGGCAGCTATTTAAGAGAATTCTGGAATATTATGGATGCTGTGGTCGTTATATGCGCTGCTGTTAGTTTCGGTTTCGATATGAGCGGTAGCAGCGCTGGACAAAATTTATCGACTATTAAATCGCTTCGGGTATTGCGTGTACTACGCCCATTGAAGACCATTAAGCGTGTACCGAAATTGAAAGCCGTGTTCGATTGCGTCGTGAACTCATTGAAAAATGTTGTTAACATTCTAATCGTGTACATattgtttcaatttatattttctgttattGGAGTACAATTGTTcaatggaaaatttttttattgtacgGACGAAAGTAAACATACTTCCGCAGAGTGCCA GGGCTCGTACTTCAAGTACGAGGAGGACGAACTGCTGCCAAAACAGGAGCTACGGGTATGGAAGCCTCGGGCCTTTCACTACGACAATGTTGCCGCTGCGATGTTGACCCTGTTCGCCGTTCAGACCGGCGAGGGATGGCCACA GGTCTTGCAACACTCAATGGCTGCCACTTATGAAGATAGGGGTCCAATCCAAAATTTCCGGATCGAAATGTCCATATTTTATATTgtgtattttattgtatttccGTTCTTCTTCGTCAACATATTCGTGGCCTTGATTATTATTACGTTTCAAGAGCAAGGCGAAGCTGAGTTACAAGATGGCGAAATTGACAAAAATCAG AAATCCTGCATCGATTTTACTATAGGAGCACGACCTCTCGAACGCTATATGCCCAAAAATCGGAATACGTTCAAGTATAAAGTGTGGCGAATTGTGGTGTCAACGCCTTTTGAGTACTTCATTATGATGTTGATCGTATTCAATACCCTATTGCTGATGATGAAG TATCACAATCAAGGAGACATGTACGAAAAGTCGCTGAAGTACATTAACATGGGATTCACCGGAATGTTTAGTGTAGAAACGGTGCTGAAGATCATTGGATTCGGTGTTAAG AACTTCTTCAAGGACCCGTGGAACATATTCGATTTAATCACCGTTTTGGGCAGTATTGTGGATGCACTTTGGATGGAATTCGGG TCGAACTCAATCAACGTCGGCTTCCTGCGTTTATTTCGAGCGGCGCGACTTATCAAATTACTTCGTCAAGGATACACGATTCGAATTCTTCTATGGACATTTGTGCAATCCTTTAAGGCACTTCCCTATGTCTGTTTGCTAATAGCAATGCTATTTTTCATATACGCCATTATCGGCATGCAG GTGTTCGGGAATATCAAACTAGGTACGGTGGAAAATTCCATTACTAGACACAACAACTTCCAATCATTTATTCAAGGCGTCATGTTGCTATTCAG GTGTGCAACTGGCGAGGCCTGGCCCAACATAATGCTGGCATGTTTGAAGGGCAAGGCCTGCGACGATGACGCCGAGAAGGCACCTGGGGAGTACTGCGGATCCACACTGGCCTACGCCTACTTCGTATCGTTTATATTCTTCTGCTCCTTCCTGATGCTCAATCTGTTCGTCGCCGTCATCATGGATAATTTCGATTATCTCACCAGGGACTCCAGCATATTGGGTGCCCATCACTTAGACGAATTTGTGCGCATATGGGCGGAATATGATCCAAATGCGAC TGGAAAAATACACTACACGGAAATGTACGACATGCTGAAGAACATGGATCCACCGTTGGGTTTTGGCAACAAGTGTCCCAACCGACTGGCATACAAGAAACTGATTAGAATGAATATGCCATTGGACGATGAATTGAGAGTTCAGTTCACGACAACGTTATTCGCTTTGATTCGTGAGAATCTCAGCATCAAAATGAGAGCGC CTGAGGAGATGGACCAGGCGGACATGGAACTGCGGGAGACCATCACGAACATCTGGCCATTGCAGGCGAAGAAGATGCTAAACCTGCTGGTGCCGCCCAGCGATCAGCTCAACAAGGGCAAACTGTCAGTGGGTAAAATCTATGCAGGTTTCCTCATCCTGGAGTCCTGGCGTAGCACGCGGTTTGGCCAACTCGATTCGGGAATGCCG AtgctggagctgcaggatgCATCGAGACATCCGTCGCAGGAGTCGCTTACCGGTGCCGATGCTGGCCATTTACATCCTGGACATTCGTATATGAATGGCCATCGGCGATCGCCTAGCTTGAG GCACAATGGCTCTCCACTGGCCAGATCTCCGAGTCCTCGACGGCGTGGCCATCAATACATACATCATGATATCGGGTTCTCCGATACCGTATCTAATGTTGTAGAGATGGTCAAGGAGACTCGTCATCCTAGGCATGGCAACAGTCATCCGCGGTATCCAAGAG GTTCATGGTCAGCATCGACAAGTCCGGCCCGTTCGCCTTCGCCTTCTCGATATGGTGGTCATTTGTCTCGCAGTAAACGCACTCAACTGCCTTATCCCACATATGGGACAACCAGTCTATGTCAAAGATCACGATCGCCGAGTCCCGCTAGACTTCAGGAGATGCGTGAACGAGACAGACTTGGTTATGGGATTGATATGG GTGTAACGCATGTACAGCATAGTTACCCAACACTGGCCTCCCGAAGAGCCGGAATCGGAAGACGCCTTCCTCCGACTCCCAGTAAACCGTCAACACTGCAGCTCAAGCCAACCAATATCAATTTCCCGAAGCTGAATGCCAGTCCCACACAT ACACACCACTCAACGCCCCACAGTGTTCACTCGCTACCACACCACCGCGACCTGCTGCGAGATCCAAGGGATATGTACTATAGTAGTAGAGAACGCGAGCGGGATCGCGAACGCCTTAGGGATCGGGATCGTGATAGGGATCGCGATCGCCTGCACGAGTACGACCTGCGGTACGAGTACCGGGATCGGGAACGAGAGTTGTACGAACGCGAAAGAGATCGCGAGCGGGAGGTCGAAAGAGAAAG ACTGGAATATATAGCACCGCTGTCGTTTGAACAAGCGCTGGCTATGGGCCGAACAGGTCGTGTACTGCCATCTCCAGTTCTAAACGGTTTTAAGCCAAAGAGTGGTCTGAACCCTCGACACTCCGATTCGGATGAGGAGGATTGGTGCTAG
- the cac gene encoding cacophony, isoform J has protein sequence MGGPKKEENPPGGGPTSLFILTEDNPIRKYTRFIIEWPPFEYAVLLTIIANCVVLALEEHLPGGDKTVLAQKLEKTEAYFLCIFCVEASLKILALGLVLHKHSYLRNIWNIMDFFVVVTGAMTIFAEANIDVDLRMLRSFRVLRPLKLVSRIPSLQVVLKSIIKAMAPLLQIGLLVLFAIVIFAIIGLEFYSGALHKTCYSLEDPNKLVKEGESETPCNTDNILEKATGSFVCNNTTSMCLEKWEGPNSGITSFDNIGFAMLTVFQCITMEGWTAILYWTNDALGSAFNWIYFVPLIVIGSFFMLNLVLGVLSGEFAKEREKVENRQEFLKLRRQQQLERELNGYVEWICKAEEVILAEERTTEEEKMHIMEARRRNAAKRKKLKSLGKSKSTDTEEEEAEEDYGDDGYLKTRSKPQGSCTGFWRAEKRFRFWIRHTVKTQWFYWFVIVLVFLNTVCVAVEHYGQPSFLTEFLYYAEFIFLGLFMSEMFIKMYALGPRIYFESSFNRFDCVVISGSIFEVIWSEVKGGSFGLSVLRALRLLRIFKVTKYWSSLRNLVISLLNSMRSIISLLFLLFLFILIFALLGMQLFGGQFNLPGGTPETNFNTFPIALLTVFQILTGEDWNEVMYQGIISQGGAQKGMIYSIYFIVLVLFGNYTLLNVFLAIAVDNLANAQELTAAEEEQVEEDKEKQLQELEKEMEALQADGVHVENGDGAVAPSKSKGKKKEEEKKEEEEVTEGPKPMLPYSSMFILSPTNPIRRGAHWVVNLPYFDFFIMVVISMSSIALAAEDPVRENSRRNKILNYFDYAFTGVFTIEMLLKIVDLGVILHPGSYLREFWNIMDAVVVICAAVSFGFDMSGSSAGQNLSTIKSLRVLRVLRPLKTIKRVPKLKAVFDCVVNSLKNVVNILIVYILFQFIFSVIGVQLFNGKFFYCTDESKHTSAECQGSYFKYEEDELLPKQELRVWKPRAFHYDNVAAAMLTLFAVQTGEGWPQVLQHSMAATYEDRGPIQNFRIEMSIFYIVYFIVFPFFFVNIFVALIIITFQEQGEAELQDGEIDKNQKSCIDFTIGARPLERYMPKNRNTFKYKVWRIVVSTPFEYFIMMLIVFNTLLLMMKYHNQGDMYEKSLKYINMGFTGMFSVETVLKIIGFGVKNFFKDPWNIFDLITVLGSIVDALWMEFGHDSNSINVGFLRLFRAARLIKLLRQGYTIRILLWTFVQSFKALPYVCLLIAMLFFIYAIIGMQVFGNIKLGTVENSITRHNNFQSFIQGVMLLFRCATGEAWPNIMLACLKGKACDDDAEKAPGEYCGSTLAYAYFVSFIFFCSFLMLNLFVAVIMDNFDYLTRDSSILGAHHLDEFVRIWAEYDPNATGKIHYTEMYDMLKNMDPPLGFGNKCPNRLAYKKLIRMNMPLDDELRVQFTTTLFALIRENLSIKMRAPEEMDQADMELRETITNIWPLQAKKMLNLLVPPSDQLNKGKLSVGKIYAGFLILESWRSTRFGQLDSGMPMLELQDASRHPSQESLTGADAGHLHPGHSYMNGHRRSPSLRHNGSPLARSPSPRRRGHQYIHHDIGFSDTVSNVVEMVKETRHPRHGNSHPRYPRGSWSASTSPARSPSPSRYGGHLSRSKRTQLPYPTYGTTSLCQRSRSPSPARLQEMRERDRLGYGIDMGVTHVQHSYPTLASRRAGIGRRLPPTPSKPSTLQLKPTNINFPKLNASPTHTHHSTPHSVHSLPHHRDLLRDPRDMYYSSRERERDRERLRDRDRDRDRDRLHEYDLRYEYRDRERELYERERDREREVERERLEYIAPLSFEQALAMGRTGRVLPSPVLNGFKPKSGLNPRHSDSDEEDWC, from the exons ATGGGTGGCCcgaaaaaagaggaaaacccACCAGGTGGTGGTCCGACGTCATTGTTTATTCTAACCGAGGATAACCCAATTAGAAAGTACACACGATTCATCATAGAATGGCCGCCCTTTGAATACGCTGTGTTATTGACAATCATAGCCAACTGTGTTGTGTTGGCACTAGAGGAGCACTTGCCAGGGGGCGACAAGACAGTATTGGCTCAAAAATTG GAAAAAACGGAGGCctattttttatgcattttctgtGTAGAAGCGTCGCTCAAGATCCTCGCCTTAGGGCTTGTTCTGCATAAACACTCCTATCTCAGGAATATTTGGAACATCATGGATTTTTTCGTTGTAGTTACGGG AGCCATGACGATATTTGCTGAGGCCAATATAGATGTTGACCTGCGTATGTTACGATCTTTTCGTGTTTTACGCCCACTGAAGCTCGTATCCCGAATTCCAA GTTTACAAGTAGTTTTAAAATCTATAATCAAGGCGATGGCACCTTTACTGCAAATCGGTCTCTTGGTGTTGTTTGCAATCGTAATTTTTGCAATCATTGGACTCGAGTTTTATTCGGGCGCACTGCATAAGACTTGTTATAGCTTAGAAGATCCAA ACAAACTAGTGAAGGAGGGCGAATCAGAGACGCCTTGCAACACGGACAACATCCTGGAAAAGGCCACCGGCTCCTTCGTATGCAATAACACCACAAGCATGTGTCTGGAGAAGTGGGAGGGACCAAATTCAGGTATCACGAGTTTCGATAATATCGGATTTGCCATGTTGACCGTATTCCAATGTATCACGATGGAGGGCTGGACGGCAATACTGTATTGG ACCAACGACGCATTAGGTTCAGCATTTAATTGGATATATTTCGTGCCTCTTATAGTTATAGGCTCATTTTTTATGCTCAACTTAGTTCTTGGTGTCCTTAGTGG tGAATTCGCAAAAGAACGAGAAAAAGTAGAAAATAGACAAGAGTTTCTTAAACTTAGAAGGCAGCAGCAACTAGAAAGAGAGTTAAACGGCTATGTTGAATGGATTTGTAAAGCTG AGGAGGTAATCCTGGCCGAGGAGCGCACCACGGAAGAAGAGAAAATGCACATAATGGAGG CTCGAAGACGAAACGCTGCCAAACGGAAAAAGCTGAAAAGCTTGGGAAAATCAAAGTCCACAGATACAGAGGAAGAGGAAGCGGAGGAAGATTATGGAGACGATG GTTACCTCAAAACGCGCTCGAAACCTCAAGGAAGTTGTACCGGATTTTGGCGGGCGGAGAAAAGGTTTCGTTTCTGGATCCGGCACACGGTGAAGACGCAGTGGTTCTACTGGTTCGTGATCGTCCTCGTCTTTCTGAACACAGTCTGTGTTGCCGTCGAGCATTACGGCCAGCCATCGTTCCTCACGGAATTTCTGT ACTATGCTGAATTCATCTTCCTGGGACTCTTCATGTCGGAGATGTTCATCAAGATGTACGCGTTGGGGCCCCGCATCTACTTTGAGTCGTCGTTCAACCGATTTGATTGCGTTGTCATTAGTGGTTCGATATTCGAAGTGATCTGGTCCGAGGTGAAAGGCGGTTCGTTTGGTCTGTCTGTGCTGCGTGCCCTGCGATTGCTGCGCATCTTCAAAGTCACCAAGTACTGGTCGTCGCTGCGCAATCTAGTCATCTCACTGTTGAACTCGATGAGATCGATCATCTCATTGTTGTTCCTGCTCTTCTTGTTCATCCTAATATTCGCCTTACTGGGCATGCAGTTGTTTGGCGGCCAGTTCAATCTGCCCGGAGGCACGCctgaaacaaattttaacactTTCCCGATAGCACTGTTGACTGTATTCCAAATCCTCACTGGCGAAGATTGGAACGAGGTCATGTACCAGGGCATCATATCTCAGGGTGGTGCCCAGAAAGGAATGATTTACTCTAT ATACTTTATCGTTTTGGTACTCTTCGGAAATTACACGCTATTGAATGTGTTCTTGGCTATCGCCGTTGATAATTTGGCGAATGCCCAAGAACTAACAGCAGCCGAAGAGGAACAAGTCGAAGAGGATAAAGAGAAACAACTGCAGGAGCTCGAGAAGGAGATGGAGGCCCTCCAGGCGGATGGAGTCCATGTGGAGAACGGCGATGGTGCTGTCGCCCCCAGCAAGTCCAAGGGCAagaagaaggaggaggagaaaaaggaggaggaggaagtgACCGAGGGTCCCAAGCCGATGCTGCCCTATTCATCGATGTTTATACTATCACCAACCAATCC CATACGACGCGGCGCCCATTGGGTGGTTAATTTGCCATATTTTGATTTCTTCATTATGGTTGTCATCTCAATGTCATCAATAGCATTAGCAGCCGAAGATCCCGTTCGTGAGAACTCGAGGCGAAACAAGATATTGAATTATTTCGATTATGCATTTACCGGCGTATTCACGATAGAAATGTTGCTGAAAATTGTAGACTTGGGTGTTATCCTGCACCCTGGCAGCTATTTAAGAGAATTCTGGAATATTATGGATGCTGTGGTCGTTATATGCGCTGCTGTTAGTTTCGGTTTCGATATGAGCGGTAGCAGCGCTGGACAAAATTTATCGACTATTAAATCGCTTCGGGTATTGCGTGTACTACGCCCATTGAAGACCATTAAGCGTGTACCGAAATTGAAAGCCGTGTTCGATTGCGTCGTGAACTCATTGAAAAATGTTGTTAACATTCTAATCGTGTACATattgtttcaatttatattttctgttattGGAGTACAATTGTTcaatggaaaatttttttattgtacgGACGAAAGTAAACATACTTCCGCAGAGTGCCA GGGCTCGTACTTCAAGTACGAGGAGGACGAACTGCTGCCAAAACAGGAGCTACGGGTATGGAAGCCTCGGGCCTTTCACTACGACAATGTTGCCGCTGCGATGTTGACCCTGTTCGCCGTTCAGACCGGCGAGGGATGGCCACA GGTCTTGCAACACTCAATGGCTGCCACTTATGAAGATAGGGGTCCAATCCAAAATTTCCGGATCGAAATGTCCATATTTTATATTgtgtattttattgtatttccGTTCTTCTTCGTCAACATATTCGTGGCCTTGATTATTATTACGTTTCAAGAGCAAGGCGAAGCTGAGTTACAAGATGGCGAAATTGACAAAAATCAG AAATCCTGCATCGATTTTACTATAGGAGCACGACCTCTCGAACGCTATATGCCCAAAAATCGGAATACGTTCAAGTATAAAGTGTGGCGAATTGTGGTGTCAACGCCTTTTGAGTACTTCATTATGATGTTGATCGTATTCAATACCCTATTGCTGATGATGAAG TATCACAATCAAGGAGACATGTACGAAAAGTCGCTGAAGTACATTAACATGGGATTCACCGGAATGTTTAGTGTAGAAACGGTGCTGAAGATCATTGGATTCGGTGTTAAG AACTTCTTCAAGGACCCGTGGAACATATTCGATTTAATCACCGTTTTGGGCAGTATTGTGGATGCACTTTGGATGGAATTCGGG CACGAT TCGAACTCAATCAACGTCGGCTTCCTGCGTTTATTTCGAGCGGCGCGACTTATCAAATTACTTCGTCAAGGATACACGATTCGAATTCTTCTATGGACATTTGTGCAATCCTTTAAGGCACTTCCCTATGTCTGTTTGCTAATAGCAATGCTATTTTTCATATACGCCATTATCGGCATGCAG GTGTTCGGGAATATCAAACTAGGTACGGTGGAAAATTCCATTACTAGACACAACAACTTCCAATCATTTATTCAAGGCGTCATGTTGCTATTCAG GTGTGCAACTGGCGAGGCCTGGCCCAACATAATGCTGGCATGTTTGAAGGGCAAGGCCTGCGACGATGACGCCGAGAAGGCACCTGGGGAGTACTGCGGATCCACACTGGCCTACGCCTACTTCGTATCGTTTATATTCTTCTGCTCCTTCCTGATGCTCAATCTGTTCGTCGCCGTCATCATGGATAATTTCGATTATCTCACCAGGGACTCCAGCATATTGGGTGCCCATCACTTAGACGAATTTGTGCGCATATGGGCGGAATATGATCCAAATGCGAC TGGAAAAATACACTACACGGAAATGTACGACATGCTGAAGAACATGGATCCACCGTTGGGTTTTGGCAACAAGTGTCCCAACCGACTGGCATACAAGAAACTGATTAGAATGAATATGCCATTGGACGATGAATTGAGAGTTCAGTTCACGACAACGTTATTCGCTTTGATTCGTGAGAATCTCAGCATCAAAATGAGAGCGC CTGAGGAGATGGACCAGGCGGACATGGAACTGCGGGAGACCATCACGAACATCTGGCCATTGCAGGCGAAGAAGATGCTAAACCTGCTGGTGCCGCCCAGCGATCAGCTCAACAAGGGCAAACTGTCAGTGGGTAAAATCTATGCAGGTTTCCTCATCCTGGAGTCCTGGCGTAGCACGCGGTTTGGCCAACTCGATTCGGGAATGCCG AtgctggagctgcaggatgCATCGAGACATCCGTCGCAGGAGTCGCTTACCGGTGCCGATGCTGGCCATTTACATCCTGGACATTCGTATATGAATGGCCATCGGCGATCGCCTAGCTTGAG GCACAATGGCTCTCCACTGGCCAGATCTCCGAGTCCTCGACGGCGTGGCCATCAATACATACATCATGATATCGGGTTCTCCGATACCGTATCTAATGTTGTAGAGATGGTCAAGGAGACTCGTCATCCTAGGCATGGCAACAGTCATCCGCGGTATCCAAGAG GTTCATGGTCAGCATCGACAAGTCCGGCCCGTTCGCCTTCGCCTTCTCGATATGGTGGTCATTTGTCTCGCAGTAAACGCACTCAACTGCCTTATCCCACATATGGGACAACCAGTCTATGTCAAAGATCACGATCGCCGAGTCCCGCTAGACTTCAGGAGATGCGTGAACGAGACAGACTTGGTTATGGGATTGATATGG GTGTAACGCATGTACAGCATAGTTACCCAACACTGGCCTCCCGAAGAGCCGGAATCGGAAGACGCCTTCCTCCGACTCCCAGTAAACCGTCAACACTGCAGCTCAAGCCAACCAATATCAATTTCCCGAAGCTGAATGCCAGTCCCACACAT ACACACCACTCAACGCCCCACAGTGTTCACTCGCTACCACACCACCGCGACCTGCTGCGAGATCCAAGGGATATGTACTATAGTAGTAGAGAACGCGAGCGGGATCGCGAACGCCTTAGGGATCGGGATCGTGATAGGGATCGCGATCGCCTGCACGAGTACGACCTGCGGTACGAGTACCGGGATCGGGAACGAGAGTTGTACGAACGCGAAAGAGATCGCGAGCGGGAGGTCGAAAGAGAAAG ACTGGAATATATAGCACCGCTGTCGTTTGAACAAGCGCTGGCTATGGGCCGAACAGGTCGTGTACTGCCATCTCCAGTTCTAAACGGTTTTAAGCCAAAGAGTGGTCTGAACCCTCGACACTCCGATTCGGATGAGGAGGATTGGTGCTAG